The following are from one region of the Nocardioides marmotae genome:
- the recN gene encoding DNA repair protein RecN, which yields MLEEIRIGSLGVIDSSTLELGPGLTVITGETGAGKTMIVTALGLLLGGRADSGAVRSGSRSARVEGVVDASALAAFAAAVEEVGGTVEDDRVVLARNVAAEGRSRAFVGGASVPVSSLAELAEPLVAVHGQSDQHRLLRPRAQREALDRFAGAPVAALLERYRGAHRRLAAVERELDEVVTTARDRAREADLLRFGLEEVEQVAPEPGEDEALAAEESRLGFSDTLRLAAEVAREALSSEQGSPDALGTTSAARSALEGVREHDTEAGELADRLAEVTYLLSDVAADVASYATRIETDPARLAAVSERRAALTALTRKYGESIDEVLAWAETSARRLFELDGTDERIEELRAERDELRAELGGLAGELSAARSEAAGRLAEQVTAELGLLAMPHARVSVEVRQTELDPDGAPATGAGAPLLVGERHLRFGSSGVDEVELLLAANTGSEPRPLHKGASGGELSRVMLALEVALSETSPVPTFVFDEVDAGVGGTAAVEIGRRLARLARSAQVLVVTHLPQVAAFADRHVVVEKSSDGTVTSSGLTVLDEAARERELSRMLAGMTESDTALAHARELLEVAASARALA from the coding sequence GTGCTGGAGGAGATCCGGATCGGTTCGCTCGGTGTCATCGACTCCTCGACCCTCGAGCTCGGCCCCGGCCTGACCGTCATCACCGGCGAGACGGGTGCCGGCAAGACGATGATCGTCACGGCGCTCGGGCTCCTGCTCGGCGGCCGGGCCGACAGCGGGGCGGTCCGCTCGGGATCCCGCTCGGCGCGAGTCGAGGGCGTCGTGGACGCCAGCGCGCTGGCGGCGTTCGCCGCCGCGGTTGAGGAGGTTGGCGGGACGGTCGAGGACGACCGGGTCGTCCTCGCCCGCAACGTCGCCGCCGAGGGCCGCTCCCGTGCCTTCGTGGGCGGCGCCTCGGTCCCCGTGTCCTCTCTCGCCGAGCTCGCCGAGCCACTGGTCGCCGTGCACGGACAGTCCGACCAGCACCGGCTCCTGCGGCCCCGCGCGCAGCGCGAGGCGCTCGACCGGTTCGCCGGCGCGCCGGTCGCCGCGTTGCTCGAGCGCTACCGCGGCGCGCACCGGCGGCTCGCCGCTGTCGAGCGCGAGCTCGACGAGGTGGTCACCACCGCCCGGGACCGGGCACGGGAGGCCGACCTGCTGCGGTTCGGGCTCGAGGAGGTCGAGCAGGTCGCGCCGGAGCCGGGAGAGGACGAGGCGCTCGCCGCCGAGGAGTCCCGGCTCGGGTTCTCCGACACGCTGCGGCTGGCCGCCGAGGTCGCCCGCGAGGCGCTCTCGAGCGAGCAGGGCTCACCCGACGCCCTGGGCACGACCTCCGCCGCCCGGTCCGCGCTCGAGGGGGTCCGCGAGCACGACACCGAGGCCGGTGAGCTCGCCGACCGGCTCGCGGAGGTCACCTACCTGCTCTCCGACGTCGCCGCCGACGTCGCGTCGTACGCCACCCGGATCGAGACCGACCCCGCCCGCCTCGCCGCCGTCTCCGAGCGGCGGGCCGCCCTGACCGCGCTGACCCGCAAGTACGGCGAGTCGATCGACGAGGTGCTCGCCTGGGCGGAGACCTCCGCGCGGCGGCTGTTCGAGCTCGACGGCACCGACGAGCGGATCGAGGAGCTGCGGGCCGAGCGCGACGAGCTCCGGGCGGAGCTGGGCGGCCTGGCCGGTGAGCTCAGCGCGGCCCGGTCCGAGGCCGCGGGCCGCCTCGCCGAGCAGGTCACCGCGGAGCTGGGACTGCTGGCGATGCCGCACGCGCGGGTGAGCGTCGAGGTGCGGCAGACCGAGCTGGACCCCGACGGCGCCCCGGCCACCGGCGCCGGCGCGCCGCTGCTGGTGGGGGAGCGGCACCTGCGCTTCGGCTCCTCGGGCGTCGACGAGGTCGAGCTGCTGCTGGCCGCCAACACCGGCTCCGAGCCGCGTCCGCTGCACAAGGGCGCCTCCGGCGGCGAGCTGTCCCGCGTGATGCTCGCGCTCGAGGTCGCCCTCTCCGAGACCAGCCCTGTGCCGACGTTCGTCTTCGACGAGGTCGACGCCGGCGTCGGCGGCACCGCGGCGGTCGAGATCGGGCGCCGGCTCGCCCGGCTCGCGCGGTCCGCCCAGGTCCTCGTCGTCACCCACCTGCCGCAGGTCGCGGCGTTCGCCGACCGGCACGTGGTGGTGGAGAAGTCCAGCGACGGAACCGTGACCAGCTCGGGCCTGACGGTCCTCGACGAAGCCGCGCGCGAGCGGGAGCTCTCGCGGATGCTGGCGGGGATGACCGAGAGCGACACCGCGCTCGCCCACGCCCGCGAGCTCCTCGAGGTCGCCGCCTCCGCCCGCGCCCTGGCCTGA
- a CDS encoding NAD kinase — protein sequence MTTTQPTPRRVLMLAHTGREEAREVALAFCKALSASGIVVRLLAAEAADLGIDPAAYSPAIEVAQDEDGAAADCELAVVIGGDGTILRAAEITYGSRTPVLGVNLGHVGFLAEAEVDDVQSTIDAVVERRYVAEDRMTLDVRVFRDGELVTSTFAVNDASVEKAARQRMLEVVVEVDGRPLSRWGCDGVVCATPTGSTAYNFSAGGPVVWPGVEALLMVPISAHALFARPLVVAPTSVLAIEVLARTEAGGVLWCDGRRTVDLPPGARIEVRRGTHPVRLVRLHDSPFTDRLVAKFGLPVEGWRGQAERRRREA from the coding sequence GTGACCACGACCCAGCCGACGCCGCGCCGCGTCCTCATGCTCGCCCACACCGGGCGGGAGGAGGCACGCGAGGTGGCCCTGGCGTTCTGCAAGGCGCTGAGCGCCAGCGGGATCGTCGTGCGCCTGCTCGCGGCCGAGGCCGCCGACCTCGGGATCGACCCCGCCGCGTACTCCCCGGCCATCGAGGTCGCGCAGGACGAGGACGGCGCCGCCGCCGACTGCGAGCTCGCCGTCGTGATCGGTGGCGACGGGACGATCCTGCGCGCCGCGGAGATCACCTACGGCAGCCGGACGCCGGTGCTCGGGGTCAACCTCGGTCACGTCGGCTTCCTGGCCGAGGCCGAGGTCGACGACGTGCAGTCGACGATCGACGCGGTCGTCGAGCGGCGCTACGTCGCCGAGGACCGGATGACGCTGGACGTCCGGGTCTTCCGCGACGGCGAGCTGGTCACCAGCACGTTCGCGGTCAACGACGCCAGCGTGGAGAAGGCGGCCCGCCAGCGGATGCTCGAGGTGGTCGTCGAGGTCGACGGCCGCCCGCTGTCGCGATGGGGCTGCGACGGGGTCGTCTGCGCGACGCCCACCGGCTCCACGGCGTACAACTTCAGCGCCGGCGGCCCGGTCGTGTGGCCGGGGGTCGAGGCGCTGCTGATGGTCCCCATCAGCGCCCACGCGCTCTTCGCCCGACCGCTGGTGGTCGCCCCGACCTCGGTGCTCGCGATCGAGGTGCTCGCCCGCACCGAGGCGGGCGGGGTGCTGTGGTGCGATGGTCGGCGCACGGTCGACCTGCCGCCCGGTGCCCGGATCGAGGTGCGCCGCGGCACCCATCCGGTCCGGCTGGTGCGGCTGCACGACTCGCCCTTCACCGACCGGTTGGTGGCCAAGTTCGGCCTGCCGGTCGAGGGGTGGCGGGGCCAGGCGGAACGACGACGACGGGAGGCGTGA
- a CDS encoding TlyA family RNA methyltransferase has protein sequence MPPRRLRLDAELVRRGLARSREHASELIAAGRVTVQGARATKPATGVTTDVAIVVTTDPDRPDYVSRGGHKLAGALDAFGPLGLEVAGRRCLDAGASTGGFTDVLLRRGAGQVVAVDVGYGQLAWRLQQDERVVVHDRTNVRELTPELIGGPVDLVVGDLSFISLELVLDALLAVTAEDGDLVPMVKPQFEVGKDRVGKGGVVRDPALRAEAVLAVADAAARRGWGARAVTVSPLPGPSGNVEFFLWLRRGPATITPEDVHSVVRGGPPSSAPGERVDP, from the coding sequence GTGCCTCCCCGTCGTCTCCGGCTCGACGCCGAGCTCGTCCGCCGTGGGCTCGCCCGCTCCCGTGAGCACGCCAGCGAGCTGATCGCCGCCGGCCGGGTCACCGTCCAGGGCGCCCGGGCCACCAAGCCCGCCACCGGCGTCACGACCGACGTCGCGATCGTCGTCACCACCGACCCCGACCGCCCCGACTACGTCTCCCGCGGCGGCCACAAGCTCGCCGGCGCGCTCGACGCCTTCGGGCCGCTGGGCCTGGAGGTCGCCGGCCGGCGCTGCCTGGACGCCGGGGCCTCGACCGGAGGCTTCACCGACGTGCTGCTGCGCCGGGGCGCCGGCCAGGTGGTCGCCGTCGACGTGGGTTACGGCCAGCTGGCCTGGCGCCTCCAGCAGGACGAGCGCGTCGTCGTGCACGACCGCACGAACGTCCGCGAGCTCACCCCGGAGCTCATCGGCGGGCCGGTCGACCTCGTCGTCGGCGACCTGTCGTTCATCTCCCTGGAGCTCGTGCTCGACGCCCTGCTGGCCGTGACCGCCGAGGACGGCGACCTGGTGCCGATGGTCAAGCCGCAGTTCGAGGTCGGCAAGGACCGGGTCGGCAAGGGCGGCGTGGTCCGCGACCCGGCGCTGCGGGCCGAGGCCGTGCTCGCGGTTGCCGACGCCGCGGCGCGCCGCGGTTGGGGTGCGCGTGCGGTGACCGTCAGCCCGCTGCCCGGACCGTCGGGCAACGTGGAGTTCTTCCTGTGGCTGCGCCGGGGACCGGCGACCATCACGCCCGAGGACGTCCACAGCGTCGTGCGCGGGGGTCCGCCGTCGTCGGCGCCGGGTGAGAGGGTTGACCCGTGA